A section of the Enterobacter sp. C2 genome encodes:
- a CDS encoding TNT domain-containing protein yields MVSTPNLKVFSKHGQMLQKLINYEKKDWQSLEFFMGPGAWPPNPGFITVTKTTIKLETKVDRYGGWKDIDGFHNIGTFISAAVSSFEGRALQQSTLNKPYSTYEVLKPLPVDNGPAIPWFGQPGYGTHYETPEAIEKLVENGFLRKTWL; encoded by the coding sequence ATGGTTTCCACTCCAAATCTTAAGGTGTTTTCCAAACACGGACAGATGCTTCAAAAGCTTATAAATTATGAAAAAAAAGACTGGCAAAGCCTGGAATTTTTTATGGGTCCTGGGGCATGGCCTCCAAACCCGGGATTTATTACTGTAACAAAAACGACTATCAAACTTGAAACTAAGGTTGACCGTTATGGTGGTTGGAAAGACATTGATGGTTTCCACAATATTGGTACTTTTATATCTGCGGCTGTATCATCATTCGAGGGTAGAGCTCTTCAGCAATCTACTTTAAACAAACCATATTCAACTTATGAAGTTTTAAAACCGTTGCCAGTAGATAATGGTCCTGCTATACCATGGTTTGGACAACCGGGTTACGGAACACATTATGAAACACCCGAAGCAATTGAAAAACTTGTTGAGAACGGATTTTTGAGGAAAACATGGCTTTAA
- a CDS encoding Imm50 family immunity protein → MWFDNALGKEKIKFMFGGELSLQSVEVNSFSFERFSDVTFQFYSRNIPSSYPEKWSKSKFNALSVVITFGGIIELDVKGKGIGFICSPEIFSSESHSEIKICSNQLYINCKSKFLTIESITPYLDERWE, encoded by the coding sequence ATGTGGTTTGATAATGCCTTAGGGAAAGAAAAAATAAAGTTCATGTTTGGTGGGGAGTTAAGTCTTCAGTCTGTTGAAGTAAATAGTTTTTCATTTGAACGTTTTTCAGATGTGACATTTCAATTTTATAGCAGAAATATTCCTTCATCTTACCCGGAAAAATGGAGTAAGAGCAAGTTCAATGCCCTTAGTGTAGTAATCACATTTGGAGGTATAATAGAGTTGGATGTGAAAGGGAAAGGGATAGGTTTTATTTGCTCACCAGAAATATTTTCCAGCGAAAGTCACAGTGAAATAAAAATATGTAGCAATCAATTATATATAAATTGCAAGTCAAAGTTTCTCACAATCGAAAGCATTACGCCGTATCTTGACGAGCGGTGGGAGTAA
- a CDS encoding GntR family transcriptional regulator produces MAVETHLNPVLPVNQQIYRILRQDIVHCLIPPGTPLSEKEVSVRFDVSRQPVREAFIKLAENGLIQIRPQRGSYVNKISMTQVRNGCFVRQAIECAVARRAATLITDSQRYQLEQNLHQQRIAIDHKQLDDFFQLDDEFHQKLALIADCQLAWDTVENIKATIDRVRYMSLDHVSPPEKLLRQHQDIFDALAKHDVEGVDKAMTAHLEEIGETVQLIRQENSDWFSEE; encoded by the coding sequence ATGGCCGTCGAAACCCACCTTAATCCTGTATTGCCTGTTAATCAGCAAATTTACCGTATCCTGCGCCAGGATATCGTACATTGTCTGATCCCCCCCGGCACGCCGCTGTCGGAGAAAGAGGTATCGGTGCGGTTTGACGTCTCGCGCCAGCCGGTTCGTGAGGCTTTTATCAAACTGGCTGAGAATGGACTGATTCAGATCCGTCCCCAGCGCGGCAGCTACGTCAATAAAATCTCCATGACTCAGGTTCGCAACGGTTGCTTTGTGCGTCAGGCTATTGAGTGCGCCGTCGCCCGCCGGGCCGCAACGCTGATCACCGACAGCCAGCGTTATCAGCTGGAGCAGAACCTCCACCAGCAGCGGATCGCTATCGACCATAAGCAACTGGATGATTTCTTCCAGCTTGACGATGAGTTTCATCAGAAGCTGGCGCTGATTGCCGACTGCCAGCTGGCGTGGGATACGGTGGAGAACATCAAGGCGACCATTGACCGGGTGCGCTATATGAGCCTCGATCACGTCTCCCCGCCGGAGAAGCTGCTGCGTCAGCATCAGGATATCTTTGATGCGCTGGCGAAGCATGACGTAGAGGGCGTAGATAAGGCGATGACCGCGCATCTGGAAGAGATTGGCGAGACGGTACAGCTGATCCGCCAGGAGAACAGCGACTGGTTTAGCGAGGAGTAA
- the ydfG gene encoding bifunctional NADP-dependent 3-hydroxy acid dehydrogenase/3-hydroxypropionate dehydrogenase YdfG encodes MIILVTGATAGFGESITRRFVENGHKVIATGRRQERLQTLKDELGDSVLTLQLDVRNRAAIEQALDSLPAAWRDIDVLVNNAGLALGMEPAHKANVEDWETMIDTNNKGLIYMTRAVLPGMVERNRGHIINIGSTAGSWPYAGGNVYGATKAFVQQFSLNLRTDLHGTAVRVTNIEPGLVGGTEFSNVRFKGDDDKAGKTYENTNALSAEDVCEAVWWVATLPKHVNINTLEMMPVSQTWAGLSVHRS; translated from the coding sequence ATGATTATTTTAGTCACCGGGGCAACGGCAGGGTTTGGCGAAAGCATCACCCGCCGTTTCGTTGAAAACGGTCATAAAGTGATTGCTACCGGCCGCCGCCAGGAACGTTTGCAGACCCTGAAAGATGAGCTGGGCGATAGCGTTCTGACCCTGCAGCTGGACGTGCGCAACCGCGCCGCTATCGAACAGGCGCTGGACTCTCTCCCCGCTGCGTGGCGCGACATCGACGTGCTGGTCAACAACGCCGGTCTGGCACTGGGCATGGAGCCTGCGCATAAAGCCAACGTCGAAGACTGGGAGACAATGATCGATACCAACAACAAGGGGCTGATCTACATGACCCGCGCCGTGCTGCCGGGGATGGTGGAGCGCAACCGCGGACACATTATCAATATTGGCTCTACCGCAGGTAGCTGGCCCTACGCCGGCGGCAACGTCTACGGTGCGACCAAGGCCTTTGTACAGCAGTTCAGCCTCAACCTGCGTACCGATCTGCACGGTACGGCGGTGCGCGTGACCAACATTGAGCCGGGCCTGGTAGGCGGCACCGAGTTCTCCAACGTTCGCTTTAAAGGCGACGACGATAAAGCGGGCAAAACTTACGAAAACACTAACGCACTGAGCGCAGAGGATGTGTGCGAAGCCGTCTGGTGGGTCGCGACTCTGCCGAAGCACGTTAACATCAATACCCTTGAGATGATGCCGGTTAGCCAGACCTGGGCTGGCCTAAGCGTGCATCGCAGCTGA
- the dcp gene encoding peptidyl-dipeptidase Dcp, which translates to MSLTNPLLSESTLPYLAPRFDIIEDNHYRPAFDEGLRQKRAEVSAIAQATTPADFNNTVLALEQSGQLLNRVTSLFFAMSSAHTNDYLQQLDEAFSAELAELANDIYLDSALFSRIDAVWQQRHALGLDAESLRLTEVIHQRFILAGATLGSAEKQALKSLNTEAATLTSQFNQHLLAAGKAGGLIVESVQQLDGLSEGEKAQARAAAEERGLEGRWLIPLLNTTQQPALAGLSDRHTREQLFKAGWSRTEKGDKNDTRAIVLRLAQIRAEQAALLGFPDYAAWKTADQMAQNPAAALTFMRNIVPAARARAEQELADIQRVIDQQQGGFQAEAWDWAWYAEQVRRDKFALDDAQIKPYFVLNTVLVEGVFWTASQLFGLSFVERFDLPVYHPDVRVWEIVDADGTGMALFYGDFYARDSKSGGAWMGNFVEQSTLQGTRPVIYNVCNYQKPSAGGPALISWDDVITLFHEFGHTLHGLFATQRYATLSGTNTPRDFVEFPSQINEHWASHPDVFARYARHYQTGEPMPKALQEKMHRAALFNKGYDMTELLSAALLDMNWHSLASRAAVSDVAAFEVEVLKQENLDLAAVPPRYRSSYFSHIFGGGYAAGYYAYIWTQMLADDGYQWFVEQGGLTRENGQIFRESILSRGNSTDLAELYRAWRGHDPVIEPMLVNRGLSA; encoded by the coding sequence ATGTCGCTAACGAATCCTTTACTGAGCGAAAGCACGCTGCCTTACCTGGCGCCGCGTTTCGATATAATTGAAGATAACCACTATCGTCCGGCCTTTGATGAAGGCCTCCGGCAAAAACGCGCTGAGGTCAGCGCTATCGCCCAGGCGACAACGCCAGCGGATTTTAATAACACCGTTCTGGCGCTGGAGCAGAGCGGGCAGCTTCTTAATCGGGTCACCAGCCTCTTTTTTGCTATGAGCTCTGCCCACACCAACGACTACCTTCAGCAGCTTGATGAGGCCTTCTCAGCAGAGCTAGCCGAGCTGGCAAATGATATCTATCTGGATAGCGCGCTCTTCTCCCGTATTGATGCCGTTTGGCAGCAGCGACACGCGCTGGGGCTTGATGCGGAATCCCTGCGCCTGACGGAGGTTATCCACCAGCGCTTTATTCTGGCAGGGGCGACCCTGGGCAGCGCCGAAAAGCAGGCACTGAAAAGCCTCAATACCGAAGCCGCAACCCTTACCAGCCAGTTTAACCAGCACTTGCTGGCGGCAGGCAAGGCGGGTGGGTTAATCGTCGAGAGCGTGCAGCAGCTTGATGGCCTGAGCGAGGGCGAAAAAGCACAGGCGCGGGCGGCGGCCGAGGAGCGAGGCCTGGAAGGACGCTGGCTTATCCCTCTGCTAAACACGACCCAACAGCCTGCACTGGCGGGGCTGAGCGATCGCCATACCCGGGAGCAGCTCTTTAAAGCAGGCTGGTCGCGAACTGAAAAAGGCGATAAAAACGATACCCGCGCCATCGTGCTGCGTTTGGCCCAGATCCGCGCCGAACAGGCCGCTCTGCTGGGATTCCCTGACTATGCCGCCTGGAAAACCGCCGACCAGATGGCGCAAAACCCGGCTGCCGCGCTGACGTTTATGCGCAATATCGTTCCGGCGGCGCGCGCCCGTGCCGAGCAAGAGCTGGCAGATATTCAGCGGGTAATCGACCAGCAGCAGGGCGGATTTCAGGCCGAGGCCTGGGACTGGGCGTGGTATGCCGAGCAGGTGCGCCGGGATAAATTCGCCCTTGATGACGCGCAGATCAAACCCTACTTTGTCCTCAACACCGTGCTGGTTGAAGGGGTGTTCTGGACCGCCAGCCAGCTCTTCGGGCTGAGCTTCGTCGAGCGGTTTGATCTGCCGGTTTACCATCCTGACGTCCGCGTCTGGGAGATCGTTGATGCGGACGGCACCGGCATGGCGCTCTTCTACGGCGACTTCTACGCCCGTGACAGCAAAAGCGGCGGGGCATGGATGGGTAACTTCGTAGAGCAATCCACCTTGCAGGGAACCCGGCCGGTTATCTATAACGTCTGTAACTATCAGAAACCTTCCGCAGGCGGACCCGCGCTGATCTCCTGGGATGATGTCATTACGCTATTCCATGAGTTTGGTCATACCCTGCACGGCCTTTTTGCCACCCAGCGCTACGCTACGCTCTCCGGCACCAATACGCCGCGTGATTTTGTCGAGTTCCCGTCGCAGATCAACGAGCACTGGGCCAGCCATCCCGATGTTTTCGCCCGTTATGCCCGGCACTACCAGACCGGCGAACCTATGCCGAAGGCACTGCAGGAGAAGATGCATCGGGCGGCGTTATTCAACAAGGGGTATGACATGACGGAGCTATTGAGCGCCGCGCTGCTGGATATGAACTGGCATAGCCTTGCATCGCGTGCCGCCGTCAGCGATGTCGCTGCCTTTGAAGTCGAGGTGCTTAAGCAGGAAAATCTCGATCTTGCCGCCGTGCCGCCGCGCTATCGCAGCAGCTATTTTTCCCATATCTTCGGGGGCGGCTATGCGGCGGGCTACTACGCCTATATCTGGACGCAGATGCTGGCCGACGACGGTTACCAGTGGTTTGTGGAGCAGGGGGGATTGACCCGCGAGAACGGACAGATATTCCGCGAGTCGATTTTGTCCCGCGGCAATAGCACTGATTTAGCTGAACTTTATCGCGCGTGGCGCGGGCACGATCCAGTGATTGAACCGATGCTAGTGAATCGAGGGTTGAGCGCGTAG
- a CDS encoding DNA adenine methylase, with protein MVVRACMGFGSASGTGGNSGFRSDSTRKYATAAHLWERFPSNLSALCQRLQGVIIENKDALAVMRAHDAETTLHYIDPPYMPEARVQGNRYYNHEMTALGHEQLLAVAGTMTGMVMISGYDSEVYNDMLKGWKKTEKGSRISAGRGTKVRTECLWVNEACAAGGNHHD; from the coding sequence ATGGTAGTGCGAGCCTGCATGGGCTTCGGTTCTGCGTCCGGCACTGGTGGCAATTCCGGTTTCCGCAGCGACAGTACGCGTAAATACGCAACGGCGGCGCATCTGTGGGAACGCTTCCCCTCGAATCTGTCGGCGCTCTGCCAACGCCTGCAAGGCGTTATCATCGAGAACAAAGACGCGCTGGCTGTCATGCGTGCCCATGATGCGGAAACTACTCTGCATTACATCGACCCGCCATACATGCCGGAAGCACGCGTTCAGGGTAACCGGTACTACAACCACGAAATGACCGCGCTGGGACATGAGCAGCTGCTTGCGGTCGCTGGGACAATGACTGGCATGGTGATGATCAGCGGCTACGACTCAGAAGTGTACAACGACATGCTGAAGGGCTGGAAGAAAACCGAGAAGGGTTCACGCATCAGCGCAGGGCGTGGGACTAAAGTGAGGACAGAGTGCCTGTGGGTAAATGAGGCGTGCGCCGCCGGAGGAAACCATCATGACTAA
- the umuD gene encoding translesion error-prone DNA polymerase V autoproteolytic subunit: MYLQRLIFPETPVHIPVYGDTISAGFPSPAADYIESGIDLISQLIPHPSSTYTLRVSGDSMINAGITDGSYLLVDFSIHPQHGDIVVANIAGEFTVKRLVTHPVAQLLAENPAYPPIKIYYADGLEIVGVVISVITTLRRNHVCPR, encoded by the coding sequence ATGTACTTGCAACGCCTTATTTTCCCGGAAACTCCGGTACACATCCCTGTCTACGGGGACACAATATCCGCTGGGTTCCCCAGTCCGGCGGCAGACTATATTGAATCGGGCATCGATTTAATTTCTCAGCTTATCCCGCATCCCTCCTCGACATATACGCTACGCGTGTCGGGCGACTCAATGATTAATGCCGGGATCACCGACGGGTCCTATCTCCTCGTTGATTTCAGCATTCACCCTCAGCACGGCGATATTGTTGTCGCGAACATCGCCGGGGAGTTCACGGTCAAACGACTGGTAACTCACCCGGTGGCCCAGCTGCTGGCGGAAAATCCCGCTTACCCACCTATTAAAATTTATTACGCCGACGGTTTAGAAATTGTCGGCGTTGTCATTTCTGTTATCACCACACTGCGCCGAAACCATGTTTGCCCTCGTTGA
- a CDS encoding Y-family DNA polymerase, which yields MFALVDMNSFYASCETAFRPDLVGRPIVVLSNNDGCVIARSAEAKRLGIKMGVPWFQLKAARFPEPVIAFSSNYELYGDMSHRVMTTLEEMCPRVEVYSIDEAFCDLTGVRNCRDLAEFGREIRDTIRRYTRIWCGVGIAQTKTLAKLANRAAKMWPQTGGVVDLSNVERQRRLMVLMPVDEVWGVGGRIAKKLQAMGIENALQLADSDIRFIRKHFSVVLERTVRELRGESCLELEEFAPAKQEIVCSRSFGERITDYEEMRQAICSYAARAAQKLRREHQFCRYISTFVKTYPHSGEPYYGNSAATQLMTPTQDTRDIIAAATRCLEAVWRDGHRYQKAGIMLGDFYSQGVAQLDLFDANAPRPGSEELMALMDRLNKQGRGTLYFAGQGIQQAWQMKREMLSPRYTTRWSDLPIVRAN from the coding sequence ATGTTTGCCCTCGTTGATATGAACAGCTTCTATGCGAGCTGCGAGACTGCGTTTCGTCCGGATCTGGTTGGCCGGCCGATTGTCGTCCTTTCTAACAATGACGGCTGCGTTATTGCCCGTAGTGCTGAGGCTAAACGCCTGGGTATAAAAATGGGCGTGCCCTGGTTCCAGCTTAAGGCCGCGCGATTTCCTGAGCCGGTGATCGCGTTCTCAAGCAACTATGAGCTGTACGGCGATATGTCGCATCGCGTCATGACCACGCTTGAGGAAATGTGTCCGCGCGTGGAGGTATATTCCATTGACGAGGCATTTTGCGATCTCACAGGTGTGCGTAACTGTCGGGACCTGGCCGAGTTTGGCCGGGAGATCCGCGACACCATACGGCGCTACACGCGTATCTGGTGCGGCGTCGGCATTGCACAGACCAAGACGCTGGCCAAGCTGGCAAACCGGGCCGCTAAAATGTGGCCTCAGACGGGCGGCGTGGTTGACCTGTCAAACGTAGAACGCCAGCGGCGACTGATGGTGCTGATGCCTGTCGATGAGGTCTGGGGCGTCGGCGGGCGCATAGCGAAAAAGCTTCAGGCCATGGGGATCGAGAACGCGCTACAGCTGGCGGACAGCGACATCCGCTTCATCCGGAAACACTTCAGCGTTGTACTCGAGCGAACGGTGCGGGAGTTGCGCGGGGAATCCTGTCTCGAGCTGGAGGAGTTTGCGCCAGCGAAGCAGGAGATCGTCTGCAGTCGCAGCTTTGGCGAGCGAATCACCGACTACGAGGAAATGCGTCAGGCTATCTGCAGCTACGCGGCCCGGGCGGCGCAGAAGTTGCGCCGCGAGCACCAGTTCTGCCGCTACATTTCCACATTTGTGAAGACGTATCCGCACTCCGGCGAACCATATTACGGGAACAGTGCTGCTACACAGCTGATGACCCCCACGCAGGACACACGCGACATCATTGCGGCGGCCACCCGCTGTCTGGAGGCCGTATGGCGTGACGGCCATCGCTACCAGAAGGCGGGGATCATGTTAGGGGATTTTTACAGCCAGGGCGTTGCCCAGCTCGATCTGTTTGACGCTAACGCGCCGCGCCCGGGCAGCGAGGAGTTAATGGCGCTGATGGACAGGCTAAATAAACAGGGGAGGGGGACGCTCTATTTCGCTGGGCAGGGGATCCAGCAGGCCTGGCAGATGAAGCGCGAAATGCTCTCGCCTCGCTATACGACGCGGTGGTCAGACTTGCCGATTGTTCGGGCTAATTGA
- a CDS encoding YiiX/YebB-like N1pC/P60 family cysteine hydrolase codes for MSVTGLNAGDILLINNRTWYNIVGQKLLRKSTAVNTTHVALSLGDGVFIHADTSCGVDLIFFPDLINKSDGNWKVIRHPALNDDVEVKIKQAGVFHLNKSYNYGIILKENEKSLFCSQFVDLVYRTIGVNIFNREESKGLIHQNNILPVDFERLLVDDKIWMDVTKVYLDKIRDNFMEFLKAHFQMEKSLIAISRNMRSDHSFALDLVQALSDSHNLLPDEYKNMELEIHLSEMIKDLNDNESDIFYDFWNIRSKRSKNSN; via the coding sequence ATGTCTGTGACTGGCTTGAATGCAGGTGATATTCTATTAATAAATAACAGAACCTGGTACAACATTGTGGGGCAAAAACTTTTACGTAAAAGTACCGCTGTAAACACCACTCATGTTGCACTAAGTTTAGGTGATGGTGTTTTTATACATGCTGATACTTCTTGTGGCGTTGATCTTATCTTCTTTCCGGACTTAATCAATAAATCAGATGGAAACTGGAAAGTAATAAGACATCCAGCGTTAAATGATGATGTCGAGGTGAAAATAAAACAAGCTGGAGTTTTTCATTTGAATAAGAGTTATAACTATGGCATCATTCTTAAAGAAAATGAAAAGTCTTTGTTTTGTTCACAATTTGTTGATTTAGTTTACAGGACTATTGGGGTTAACATTTTTAATCGTGAGGAAAGCAAGGGATTAATACATCAAAATAATATTCTTCCGGTTGATTTTGAACGACTGCTTGTCGATGATAAAATATGGATGGATGTCACTAAGGTTTATCTAGATAAAATAAGAGACAATTTCATGGAATTTTTAAAAGCTCACTTCCAAATGGAAAAATCTCTTATAGCCATTTCAAGAAATATGCGTAGCGATCATTCATTCGCCCTAGACTTGGTGCAAGCTTTAAGTGACTCACATAATTTATTACCAGATGAGTATAAAAATATGGAACTAGAAATCCATTTGTCCGAGATGATTAAAGATCTTAATGATAATGAAAGTGACATTTTTTATGATTTTTGGAATATAAGATCCAAACGTTCTAAAAATAGTAATTAG
- a CDS encoding DUF4365 domain-containing protein — protein sequence MNFPKYHQTNSQERLGVNAVAEAIAKIGQIWRETPMADVGIDGQIEYVSPEGFATGRMIAVQIKSGPSFFKESKGDWVFYPEEKHRFYWERFPLPVLIIIHNPETNLSYWQDARQVLRVAKSTDAKGITIPKSNVLQSTGAQTLFEGFAVIDQDFMSVEEVLDYLIKAKSNNASFPVSYFNLFCSGLTNICRSLYFGMDIAITVAEVELHNQNSPFGVGMGDSEHNFLFEYIKFIVHQRIADVDFSDCMIDWYDRAMQPSFMAPLTSRGKELVRLIHELECRLKAEDRIEDTGLLRVAQEGFVQLLFTTSEIQRIELTNKVQREYLKIA from the coding sequence ATGAATTTCCCAAAATATCACCAGACTAATTCTCAAGAAAGATTAGGTGTAAATGCTGTCGCAGAAGCTATAGCTAAAATTGGCCAGATTTGGCGTGAAACTCCAATGGCTGACGTTGGAATTGATGGGCAGATTGAGTATGTTAGCCCCGAGGGATTTGCCACGGGAAGGATGATAGCTGTTCAAATAAAATCAGGGCCTTCCTTTTTTAAGGAAAGCAAAGGAGATTGGGTTTTCTACCCAGAAGAGAAGCACCGATTTTACTGGGAAAGATTTCCGCTGCCTGTACTCATAATTATCCATAACCCAGAGACTAATTTAAGTTATTGGCAAGATGCTCGCCAAGTGTTAAGGGTTGCCAAATCTACAGATGCAAAGGGTATTACCATACCCAAATCAAATGTCTTACAATCGACTGGTGCTCAAACTCTCTTTGAAGGGTTTGCGGTCATAGATCAAGACTTCATGTCGGTCGAAGAGGTTCTTGATTATTTGATTAAGGCTAAAAGTAACAATGCTTCATTTCCTGTCTCATATTTCAATCTCTTCTGCTCTGGCCTAACTAATATCTGTCGCTCTTTATATTTTGGTATGGATATAGCAATCACCGTAGCAGAAGTTGAATTGCATAATCAAAATTCACCTTTTGGCGTAGGAATGGGTGACTCAGAACATAACTTTCTGTTTGAGTATATAAAATTCATCGTGCACCAGCGTATAGCTGATGTTGATTTCTCTGACTGTATGATTGACTGGTATGATCGTGCAATGCAGCCATCTTTTATGGCACCACTGACCTCTAGAGGTAAAGAATTAGTACGGCTCATCCATGAATTAGAATGTAGGTTAAAGGCTGAAGACAGAATAGAAGATACTGGGCTTTTACGCGTCGCACAAGAGGGCTTTGTGCAGTTGCTATTTACCACAAGCGAGATTCAGAGAATTGAACTTACTAATAAAGTTCAGCGGGAGTACTTAAAAATTGCCTAA
- a CDS encoding contact-dependent growth inhibition system immunity protein yields MMLKHYETLRKLIVVFFGPDYQIFGENIDEIMVSYVEMENELAIRNLKQQTSQALAIQSDEELSSIMTTLAESQFLPGSWGETWRSFLQKILLHLP; encoded by the coding sequence ATGATGCTTAAACATTACGAAACACTAAGAAAGTTGATCGTGGTTTTTTTCGGACCGGATTATCAAATATTTGGCGAAAATATCGACGAGATTATGGTTTCCTATGTTGAAATGGAAAACGAATTAGCCATTCGCAATCTCAAACAACAAACGTCTCAAGCACTTGCCATACAAAGTGATGAAGAATTAAGCAGTATTATGACAACTCTTGCAGAAAGTCAGTTTTTACCTGGCTCATGGGGCGAAACATGGCGTTCCTTTTTACAAAAAATCCTGCTTCATCTTCCTTGA
- a CDS encoding RNase A-like domain-containing protein → MSDGLQVVMSPVQLSAVLSDKTVTEAETMQNRLLGGLGVVMGTVELTGAAVLCVTPEPTMLTKAACVVVGAHSMDSLQAAMEQTITGRDTRTAAYQLAVQTARQFGADEDTALNIGLTVDIAVPIAFGLTLGASRVAYVRAGNFRLAEHEAVKGIKAGGHTIAKHIAVPEQELLARLARSPQMQSTSSFYKLEQAEMVISSALKANRLKILHWANLSHNAENTLDITYKSGTAVGYGFRQGSQTKESLNVVRIVLLKKMYNNKPYYVLTAYPFMG, encoded by the coding sequence ATGAGTGATGGATTACAGGTTGTAATGTCGCCCGTTCAACTGTCAGCAGTACTGTCGGACAAAACCGTAACTGAAGCCGAAACCATGCAAAACCGACTTCTTGGTGGCCTCGGTGTGGTAATGGGGACGGTAGAACTGACAGGAGCGGCTGTCCTTTGTGTCACGCCTGAACCTACCATGTTGACCAAGGCGGCTTGTGTTGTTGTAGGAGCTCATAGTATGGATTCACTACAGGCAGCTATGGAGCAAACCATTACTGGACGTGATACCCGCACAGCTGCTTACCAACTGGCTGTGCAAACAGCCCGTCAGTTCGGTGCGGATGAGGATACAGCATTAAATATCGGTTTAACTGTTGATATTGCTGTCCCTATAGCCTTCGGCTTGACGCTTGGAGCATCTCGCGTTGCCTATGTTCGTGCAGGTAATTTCAGGTTGGCAGAGCACGAAGCTGTAAAAGGTATAAAAGCTGGCGGTCATACAATCGCGAAACATATTGCAGTCCCTGAACAAGAGTTACTGGCTCGCCTTGCAAGAAGCCCTCAAATGCAGTCTACGTCGTCTTTTTATAAGCTGGAACAGGCTGAAATGGTTATCAGCTCAGCGCTTAAAGCTAATCGGCTTAAAATCCTGCATTGGGCTAATCTGTCCCACAATGCAGAAAATACGTTGGACATTACGTACAAATCAGGCACAGCCGTAGGATATGGTTTCCGTCAAGGTAGCCAAACCAAGGAGTCTCTCAATGTAGTACGAATTGTCCTGCTCAAAAAAATGTACAACAATAAACCTTATTACGTGCTAACCGCCTATCCATTCATGGGATAA
- a CDS encoding HNH endonuclease, which yields MLVLDKNGMALNAECLVGEEDGVYGLILESWGPAHRNKDYNVALDYIIERLINHGIDKVVVYLASSPIRRHIPSIAERKIHPDEYFSLVGNHPSDIRQEMCRYQTYFSSTGKKDAPLGNRTKRVMINVPGVNSAEFWKFIIYGDTSVLYEPTDDESVLSKRVSKLIKIPLTEPEGHKTPGTLERVQKVYIRDPAVKAWVLQKSKGFCERCGENAPFLINGDIPYLEVHHVIPLSLSGADTISNCVALCPNCHRALHYSHNSEELIEELYINIKRLQR from the coding sequence ATGCTAGTTCTTGACAAAAATGGTATGGCACTGAACGCTGAGTGCCTAGTAGGTGAAGAAGATGGGGTATATGGCCTGATACTTGAGTCATGGGGACCGGCGCATAGAAACAAAGATTATAATGTTGCCCTCGATTATATTATTGAACGACTTATCAATCACGGGATAGACAAAGTTGTTGTGTATTTGGCTTCATCACCAATCAGAAGGCATATACCATCTATAGCAGAAAGAAAAATACATCCTGATGAGTATTTTTCTTTAGTGGGAAACCACCCTTCCGATATTCGTCAAGAAATGTGTAGGTATCAGACTTATTTCAGCAGCACTGGTAAAAAAGATGCACCATTAGGGAACAGAACCAAGCGAGTGATGATAAATGTTCCTGGCGTCAACAGTGCTGAATTTTGGAAATTTATCATATACGGTGACACATCAGTGCTTTACGAGCCTACTGATGATGAGAGTGTTCTAAGTAAAAGAGTTAGTAAGCTAATAAAAATCCCTTTGACCGAGCCCGAGGGACATAAAACACCTGGAACATTAGAAAGAGTTCAGAAGGTTTATATTAGAGATCCTGCTGTTAAAGCTTGGGTATTGCAAAAGAGTAAGGGATTTTGTGAAAGGTGTGGTGAAAATGCACCGTTCTTAATAAATGGTGATATCCCATACCTCGAAGTGCATCATGTAATACCGCTTTCTTTATCTGGTGCTGACACCATAAGCAATTGTGTTGCACTATGCCCAAATTGTCATCGGGCATTGCATTACAGCCATAATTCGGAAGAGCTGATTGAGGAACTTTATATAAACATTAAAAGATTGCAAAGATGA